In Nostoc sp. UHCC 0926, a single genomic region encodes these proteins:
- a CDS encoding tellurium resistance protein TerA, whose protein sequence is MAITLQKSGDSHKIDLSKAGNSKPLTVYINLNWNQQSNQNAGFFSKLLGGNNAPDLDLGCMYETVNGVKGVIQPLGGNFGAKNSSPYIFLDKDDRTGSASDGENMFIYRPDTIKRVMFFALIYQGAADFRSVGGRMFFKISNGEEIYLELNNPDTNRPLCAAAMVSNIGSEVTILKEEKYFSGHKEADDYYRFGFSWVAGSK, encoded by the coding sequence ATGGCTATTACACTTCAAAAGAGTGGCGATTCGCACAAAATAGACCTGAGTAAAGCAGGTAACTCTAAGCCACTAACGGTTTATATCAACCTGAATTGGAATCAGCAGTCCAATCAAAACGCTGGATTCTTTTCCAAGTTGCTTGGAGGTAACAATGCTCCTGACCTTGACTTAGGCTGTATGTATGAAACTGTTAATGGTGTGAAAGGGGTCATCCAGCCTCTAGGAGGAAATTTTGGAGCAAAAAATTCTTCTCCTTACATCTTTCTTGATAAAGATGACCGTACTGGGTCAGCTTCAGACGGCGAAAATATGTTCATTTACAGACCTGATACTATCAAACGAGTGATGTTTTTTGCTCTTATCTATCAGGGAGCGGCTGATTTTAGGTCTGTAGGTGGTCGAATGTTTTTTAAGATTAGTAATGGGGAAGAAATTTATTTGGAACTGAATAACCCAGATACAAATCGACCTCTCTGTGCTGCGGCTATGGTAAGTAACATTGGTTCTGAAGTTACGATTTTAAAGGAAGAGAAATACTTTAGCGGACATAAAGAGGCAGACGATTACTATCGTTTTGGCTTTAGCTGGGTTGCTGGCTCCAAATAA
- a CDS encoding TerD family protein gives MAVTLTKGQRVSLDKVAPGLTEVFIGLGWDVKVTDTGSAFDLDAAAFMVGSNEKLISDNHFIFYNNLVSPDPNKSVQHTGDNLTGAGDGDDEVIKINLQKVPADVHQIFITVTIHEAVERSQNFGQVQNAFVRVVNAQSNQEVVRYDLVEDYSIETALIMAELYRKDGEWRLNAVGSGYQGGLKALLDRFS, from the coding sequence ATGGCAGTTACACTTACTAAAGGACAACGTGTATCACTCGATAAAGTTGCACCAGGACTCACTGAGGTATTTATCGGTCTTGGATGGGATGTCAAAGTAACGGACACTGGTTCCGCTTTTGACTTAGATGCAGCAGCTTTTATGGTGGGAAGTAACGAAAAACTAATTTCAGATAACCACTTTATTTTCTATAACAATCTTGTCAGCCCAGATCCAAATAAGTCAGTTCAACACACAGGAGATAATCTGACAGGCGCAGGCGATGGCGATGATGAAGTCATCAAAATTAATCTGCAAAAGGTTCCTGCTGATGTTCATCAAATTTTTATTACTGTAACTATTCATGAAGCCGTAGAACGAAGCCAAAATTTTGGTCAAGTTCAAAATGCTTTTGTGCGCGTCGTCAATGCTCAGAGCAACCAAGAAGTAGTCCGGTATGACCTAGTAGAGGATTACTCAATCGAAACTGCATTAATTATGGCTGAACTCTATCGTAAAGACGGAGAGTGGCGTTTAAATGCTGTTGGCTCAGGCTATCAAGGTGGATTAAAAGCTTTACTAGACCGTTTTAGCTAG
- a CDS encoding ArnT family glycosyltransferase yields MRLFREKEWLFSLLIISLVLWLIFLGNSPLRDWDEGTVAQVAREIWRAPLGSMHWLYPTLGGEPYHNKPPLMHLLIAWTYSIGGVNEWTTRLPGAVLTALGVPLLYLVGCLLFNQSLPALFAALVYLTMLPVVRHGRLAMLDGTTITFFLLLLFCLLKARQNRQYALGVGFCLGLITLTKGMIVLLLGAIACLFLIADRQFALLTSPYLLVGIFLGNAPVIAWFAAQWQHYGENFFQVNFQAQTFDRLTQSVEGHSGPPWYYLIELLKYSFPWLLFLPGGFYLAWKKRHTTWGCLIIIGTIVYLGTISLMRTKLPWYIMPVYPFLALAIGAKLSEIWQYGHFRVRSWTIFMAIIAFAGLGGCVYFIIANKEPILIVMSIVLAISMATAAWLVKQRDRNFIPVLFTGMYLVLTLLMSSQSWIWELKEAFPVKPVADLIRANVSPGTQIYTSFAYGRPSLDFYSDCKVTATTVPLLQKMLSNKSYLLLDNVALQQINLTGSKIIGAANGFTLITKN; encoded by the coding sequence ATGCGTCTATTCCGAGAAAAAGAATGGTTATTTAGCCTACTGATAATATCTCTAGTTCTATGGCTGATATTTTTAGGAAACTCCCCTTTACGAGATTGGGATGAAGGTACTGTGGCACAGGTTGCCCGTGAAATTTGGCGTGCCCCACTTGGTTCAATGCATTGGCTTTACCCCACCTTGGGAGGTGAACCTTATCATAATAAGCCACCCCTGATGCACTTGCTAATTGCTTGGACTTACTCCATTGGAGGCGTGAATGAGTGGACAACACGTCTACCGGGTGCAGTGTTAACTGCCTTGGGAGTGCCTTTGCTTTACTTGGTGGGATGTTTGCTTTTTAACCAAAGTTTACCAGCTCTGTTTGCCGCTTTAGTTTACCTGACGATGTTGCCTGTGGTGCGTCACGGACGGCTAGCAATGCTAGATGGTACAACTATTACCTTTTTCTTGCTGTTGTTGTTTTGTTTGCTAAAAGCACGTCAGAATCGGCAGTATGCTTTAGGCGTGGGATTTTGTCTAGGGTTAATCACTCTAACTAAAGGGATGATAGTTTTGTTGCTAGGGGCGATCGCTTGTTTATTCCTGATTGCAGATCGACAGTTTGCTTTGTTAACAAGCCCCTATTTATTAGTGGGAATATTTTTAGGAAATGCACCAGTGATCGCTTGGTTTGCTGCTCAATGGCAACATTATGGCGAAAATTTCTTCCAAGTGAATTTTCAAGCACAAACTTTTGATCGCCTTACACAATCTGTTGAAGGTCATAGTGGCCCTCCCTGGTACTATTTAATTGAGTTACTTAAGTATAGTTTTCCTTGGCTATTATTTTTACCGGGAGGTTTTTATCTAGCTTGGAAAAAACGTCATACTACCTGGGGTTGCCTAATTATTATTGGCACAATTGTTTATTTAGGAACCATCTCTTTAATGAGAACTAAACTCCCGTGGTATATTATGCCTGTATATCCATTTTTAGCTTTGGCAATTGGTGCTAAACTTAGCGAAATTTGGCAGTATGGTCATTTTAGGGTGCGAAGTTGGACAATATTTATGGCTATTATTGCTTTTGCTGGTTTAGGAGGTTGTGTCTACTTTATTATTGCAAATAAAGAGCCTATTTTAATAGTCATGAGTATTGTTTTGGCAATAAGTATGGCCACCGCAGCCTGGTTAGTTAAACAGCGCGATCGCAACTTTATTCCAGTCTTATTTACAGGGATGTATTTAGTTTTAACCCTGTTGATGAGTTCACAATCATGGATTTGGGAATTAAAGGAAGCTTTTCCAGTTAAACCAGTAGCAGACTTAATTCGGGCAAATGTTTCACCAGGAACACAAATTTATACCTCTTTTGCTTATGGGCGTCCTAGTTTGGACTTTTACAGCGATTGCAAGGTAACTGCTACAACTGTGCCACTTTTACAAAAAATGTTATCTAATAAATCTTATTTACTGTTAGACAATGTGGCTTTACAGCAAATCAATTTAACTGGTAGTAAAATTATAGGAGCAGCTAACGGATTTACACTGATTACAAAAAACTAA
- a CDS encoding TerD family protein produces the protein MAISLQKGQRISLSKEAPGLSKMMCGLGWDVAKRSGGGFFSNFGGGGQDYDLDASVICLDANGKLTAKENIIYFGNLQHLSGAITHTGDNLTGAGDGDDEVIIVDLPRIPAQIVKLVFVVNIYDCIARKQDLSQIENAFVRLVNAANNKELARYNLSGKEYLGMTGMVLAEVYRHHDEWKMAAIGNGVNVNGLGELAGSYS, from the coding sequence ATGGCAATTAGTTTACAGAAAGGACAACGGATTTCACTTTCTAAGGAAGCGCCTGGTCTAAGCAAAATGATGTGTGGATTGGGCTGGGATGTCGCTAAACGCTCAGGTGGTGGATTTTTTAGTAATTTTGGTGGCGGTGGTCAAGATTATGACCTAGATGCATCTGTAATCTGCCTGGATGCAAATGGCAAGTTAACAGCTAAAGAGAATATTATCTACTTCGGTAATCTTCAGCATTTGTCTGGAGCCATAACTCACACAGGGGACAATTTAACTGGTGCAGGTGATGGTGATGATGAAGTGATTATTGTTGATTTGCCGCGCATACCTGCTCAGATTGTCAAGTTAGTCTTCGTAGTCAATATTTATGATTGCATTGCCCGAAAGCAGGACTTGAGTCAAATTGAAAATGCTTTTGTGCGCCTGGTTAATGCAGCTAATAACAAAGAACTGGCTCGATATAACCTCTCTGGTAAGGAGTATTTGGGCATGACTGGAATGGTCTTGGCTGAAGTGTATCGACACCATGATGAGTGGAAAATGGCTGCTATTGGCAATGGTGTCAATGTCAATGGCTTAGGTGAACTTGCTGGCTCTTACTCTTAA
- a CDS encoding DNA cytosine methyltransferase, with translation MVTAQPITIDLFAGAGGFGLGFEMAGFSVPLSVEIDAWACDTLRHNRPDMTVIQQDIRDFNTGSSVKDICHFKPDIVIGGPPCQGFSIAGPAQKDPKDPRNSLFINFAEWICFLEPKAFVMENVKGLLSRQNLEGKKVTDIIKETFDNLGYFVEVWSLNAAEYGVPQIRERIFIVGNKTGKKLGIPPKTHSLDLLHINTPQLSIFACMGLLPAISLWDAISDLPPLNAREGEEEQPYILEPLNNYQSWSRNGSQILYNHVAMDHSQRLVERFKHIKWGESSSDAPKEHGARRRSGNGELSEISYDQNNRRLNPYKPSHTIAASFYANFLHPFQHRNLTAREGARVQSFPDTYRFLGKKTVVSHKLLHREERFDEKFLCQYNQVGNAVPPILAKAIALHLQKKLELCPKAIGTL, from the coding sequence ATGGTAACAGCACAACCTATCACTATTGATTTGTTTGCTGGGGCTGGCGGCTTTGGTCTAGGTTTCGAGATGGCAGGTTTCTCTGTTCCTTTATCCGTTGAGATTGATGCCTGGGCTTGCGATACGCTGCGCCATAACCGCCCTGATATGACAGTTATTCAACAGGATATCCGTGATTTCAACACTGGAAGTAGCGTTAAGGATATTTGTCACTTCAAGCCGGATATTGTTATTGGTGGGCCTCCATGTCAAGGTTTTAGTATTGCCGGCCCAGCACAAAAAGATCCTAAAGACCCTAGAAATAGTCTATTCATTAACTTTGCTGAGTGGATATGTTTTCTCGAACCTAAAGCTTTTGTAATGGAAAATGTTAAAGGTTTACTTTCGCGCCAAAATCTTGAAGGCAAAAAAGTAACAGATATAATTAAAGAAACTTTTGATAATCTAGGATATTTTGTAGAAGTATGGTCATTAAATGCTGCTGAATATGGTGTGCCACAAATTAGAGAGCGTATTTTTATTGTTGGAAATAAAACAGGAAAAAAATTAGGTATTCCTCCAAAAACACATTCCTTAGATTTATTGCATATCAATACTCCTCAATTATCAATATTTGCCTGCATGGGTTTACTTCCTGCCATAAGTTTATGGGATGCTATATCAGATTTACCACCACTGAATGCACGTGAGGGTGAAGAGGAACAACCTTACATTTTAGAACCTCTCAATAACTATCAAAGCTGGAGCAGGAATGGTAGTCAAATACTTTACAATCATGTTGCAATGGATCATTCCCAGAGGCTTGTAGAACGCTTCAAACATATTAAATGGGGTGAATCAAGTTCAGACGCACCAAAAGAACATGGGGCTAGACGGCGTAGTGGAAATGGTGAGTTATCTGAGATAAGTTATGACCAGAATAACCGACGTTTAAATCCATATAAACCATCACATACAATAGCCGCTTCATTTTACGCCAATTTTCTTCATCCTTTCCAGCATCGCAATTTGACAGCCCGTGAAGGGGCACGTGTTCAATCTTTTCCTGACACTTATCGTTTTCTAGGGAAGAAGACTGTTGTATCTCACAAGTTATTACATCGAGAAGAGAGATTCGACGAGAAGTTTCTTTGCCAGTACAATCAGGTAGGTAATGCTGTACCACCTATTCTTGCTAAAGCGATCGCACTTCATCTTCAAAAGAAATTAGAGCTATGCCCAAAAGCGATAGGAACCCTTTAG
- a CDS encoding mannosyltransferase family protein, protein MNIRKKFLANGLFFIIAMWLSSRLLIVIAMLLIAPLFPTSSDGVAATFSWDVFSAWDSIWYERIVTSGYDFSSNVKEMHTVAFFPLFPLLSRIIMFIGLPLKVAGILVNNTAFLAALIILYFWVQELYSTSTARWATATLAWCPYSLYGTVIYTEGLFLLCTISALRAFDKKQYIWAAFWGALSTATRLPGVALIPAFLFVSWKERRGIKAYLASLTVGLGISLYSLYCQIQFGDALAFIHAQKAWRGDATGFAWQGWWQMLMQITIGFTNWKSGYIKDPLYPLFFLIIIVSGCFLWCFRVHLGMIKFRYGLYFLWLSLWVLTKDELVKIALVFGGIYLLWLSRAKIPLVTVVYGFSSFALILNTGITASSERYAYGIISLSMAFGLLLSHYPRWGYPIMYFFGILMFTFSIRFAHDLWVA, encoded by the coding sequence ATGAATATAAGGAAAAAATTTTTGGCTAATGGCTTATTTTTTATCATAGCAATGTGGTTGTCTAGTAGACTTCTAATAGTTATCGCTATGTTACTGATTGCCCCATTGTTTCCAACTTCATCAGATGGCGTTGCTGCCACGTTTAGTTGGGATGTTTTCTCTGCTTGGGATAGTATTTGGTATGAGAGAATTGTGACTTCTGGTTACGATTTTTCTAGTAACGTAAAGGAAATGCACACAGTTGCATTTTTCCCTTTATTTCCATTGTTAAGCCGGATAATTATGTTCATCGGCTTGCCTTTGAAAGTGGCAGGTATATTAGTTAACAATACGGCTTTTTTAGCTGCCTTGATCATACTTTATTTTTGGGTACAGGAGCTTTACAGCACAAGCACAGCACGATGGGCAACAGCTACTTTAGCATGGTGTCCCTATTCCCTTTATGGAACTGTAATTTACACTGAAGGTCTGTTTTTGTTGTGTACCATATCTGCTTTACGAGCTTTTGATAAAAAGCAATATATTTGGGCAGCATTCTGGGGAGCATTATCTACAGCGACGCGACTACCTGGAGTTGCTCTTATCCCCGCTTTCCTGTTTGTTTCTTGGAAAGAACGTAGAGGTATAAAAGCCTATCTTGCCAGTTTAACTGTTGGTTTGGGTATATCTTTGTACAGTCTTTATTGTCAAATTCAATTTGGTGACGCTTTGGCTTTCATCCATGCACAAAAAGCATGGCGTGGTGATGCAACAGGGTTTGCTTGGCAGGGTTGGTGGCAGATGCTGATGCAAATTACGATAGGTTTCACTAATTGGAAATCTGGCTATATTAAAGACCCTTTGTATCCGTTATTCTTTCTAATAATTATTGTTAGTGGCTGTTTTTTATGGTGCTTTCGTGTACATCTGGGGATGATTAAATTCCGCTATGGATTATATTTTTTATGGCTATCGTTGTGGGTATTAACAAAAGATGAATTAGTTAAAATTGCACTAGTTTTTGGTGGGATATATTTACTATGGTTATCACGGGCTAAAATTCCCCTTGTTACTGTTGTCTATGGGTTTTCTTCCTTCGCTTTAATTTTAAACACTGGGATTACAGCCTCATCTGAACGCTACGCTTACGGTATTATATCGCTGTCAATGGCATTTGGGTTATTACTTTCCCATTATCCTCGTTGGGGATACCCAATTATGTACTTTTTTGGAATACTAATGTTCACATTTTCTATTCGATTTGCCCACGATCTTTGGGTAGCTTAG
- a CDS encoding zinc-dependent metalloprotease family protein has protein sequence MSLYDRLNLTKTSRQLQVPIWERINLDRPSKPRCQACRSRIQTNWRVCPYCGWLIVRKNSEIRHCVWVNISGMIIDTEDNSAMLEVMADALAKVFSAFRSINVFLTSDPPDEKEWNQNFTHVYVFVDQQPVDYLGIASFRHSRVTDRAVVRIDQVLHASYRASLNLSQLSNLIANTITHEIGHTLGLDHSQLPTDVMHDGLNHGIHSLMPPSFHAEQMILMNNAIRKHTSSSR, from the coding sequence ATGTCGCTTTATGATCGCCTGAATCTAACTAAAACCAGTCGTCAGCTTCAAGTTCCGATTTGGGAACGGATTAACCTTGATAGACCTTCAAAACCTCGCTGTCAAGCTTGCCGTTCCCGTATCCAAACTAATTGGCGAGTGTGTCCATATTGTGGGTGGTTGATTGTTAGAAAAAACAGCGAAATTCGCCATTGTGTTTGGGTCAATATTTCAGGCATGATTATCGACACTGAAGATAATAGCGCCATGCTAGAAGTTATGGCAGATGCGCTTGCTAAAGTTTTCAGTGCTTTTAGGAGTATCAATGTGTTTTTGACTTCAGATCCACCCGATGAAAAAGAGTGGAACCAAAACTTTACCCATGTCTATGTATTTGTTGATCAACAACCAGTTGACTATCTAGGAATTGCCAGTTTCCGTCATAGTAGAGTTACAGACCGTGCTGTTGTTCGCATAGACCAAGTACTTCATGCTTCTTACCGAGCGAGTCTGAATCTGAGTCAATTGTCTAACTTAATTGCTAATACTATTACCCACGAAATCGGTCACACTTTGGGATTAGACCACTCCCAACTTCCAACAGATGTAATGCACGATGGACTAAATCATGGAATTCACAGTTTGATGCCTCCCTCATTTCATGCTGAACAAATGATCTTGATGAATAATGCTATTCGTAAACATACATCTTCATCAAGATGA
- a CDS encoding calcium-translocating P-type ATPase, PMCA-type — translation MLTRKVSDRVLPFQGLTSAQVKLNREKYGANVLTPPEREPLWKLFLEKFEDPVIRILMIAAAIAISVGILEGEYAEGLGIVAAILLATTLAFVNEYKASQEFDILNQVYDEVFIKVIRDSSFTTVKRKDLVFADVVYVEQGEEIPADGQILEEISLEIDQSKITGEAEPVKKLTQMEAENQGIEEGTYPTYKIYRTTIVEQGQGYFEVTAVGDNTEIGKLATAIASIETTKDTPLNHQLEKLSKLIGVVGLGFAGITFLSLLVRGFVTRELNLNYQQWYVVGLSITSVLIVLSRVWLPVVYDGLELTGSKLTAPKWLENNSFLSWLKTVGIVLIFFTVGLSLGYPLGLIPGFLDSWVPGSVAKALLHYFMVAVTIIVVAVPEGLAMSVTLSLAYSMKKMAASNNLVRRMHACETIGSATVICSDKTGTLTQNQMRVYEVNFPSLNSQLLPALRDVKGLIAEAIAVNSTADLEKKPLQAPRPIGNATEGALLLWLDSQDIDYISYRGNFQIKSRMPFCGQKKYMGTNGISSVTGEDVLYVKGAPEVILERCSQILTEQGLEPLENKAVIASAIKKYQRRGMRALGFACHDVPQHSSQTNFDEIAHEMTWLGFVAILDPLRPEVPDAIQACLYAGMQVKVVTGDNSETAKEIARQIGLWEEEDDFNSGYLHLTGQQFAQLSDKEASQAVLELKVLSRARPLDKLRLVKLLQENGEVVAVTGDGTNDAAALKQAQVGLAMGSGTAIAKEASDIILLDDSFSSIVNAVVWGRSLYQNIQRFILFQLTINVVALGIALVGPFIGVALPLTVTQMLWVNLIMDTFAALALATEPPHRSVMQHSPRNPEAFIVTKAMAQNIFTVGLAFLIFLVGSLRYIRQDEEITPYELSVFFGVFVMLQFWNLFNARCLGLKQSALTGLSKNKGFVAISITIFIGQILIIQFGGSVFRTVPLSLADWISVIVGTSTVLWIGELWRFIMRLKLKNHLRQSY, via the coding sequence ATGCTTACTCGTAAAGTCAGCGATCGCGTTTTACCATTTCAGGGACTCACATCTGCTCAGGTAAAACTTAACCGCGAAAAGTATGGTGCTAACGTTCTCACTCCCCCGGAACGCGAACCATTGTGGAAATTGTTCTTAGAAAAATTTGAAGATCCAGTAATTCGGATTCTTATGATTGCAGCTGCGATCGCCATTAGTGTCGGTATTCTTGAGGGTGAATATGCTGAAGGCTTAGGTATTGTGGCTGCTATCTTATTGGCGACAACTCTCGCTTTTGTCAACGAATACAAAGCCAGTCAAGAATTTGACATTCTCAACCAAGTTTATGACGAAGTTTTTATCAAAGTCATCCGGGATAGCAGCTTTACCACCGTTAAGCGTAAAGATTTAGTTTTTGCTGATGTTGTATATGTGGAACAAGGTGAAGAAATCCCAGCTGATGGACAAATTTTAGAAGAAATTTCTCTAGAAATTGACCAATCAAAAATCACCGGAGAAGCGGAACCAGTTAAAAAACTTACTCAAATGGAGGCCGAAAATCAAGGTATTGAAGAAGGAACCTACCCAACTTACAAGATTTATCGGACTACGATTGTTGAACAAGGACAGGGTTATTTTGAAGTCACTGCCGTTGGTGACAATACAGAAATTGGTAAATTGGCAACAGCAATTGCCAGCATCGAAACCACAAAAGACACACCGCTCAATCATCAACTAGAAAAACTCAGTAAACTGATTGGTGTGGTTGGCCTTGGCTTTGCTGGTATCACTTTCCTATCTTTGCTGGTGCGTGGTTTTGTCACCAGAGAATTAAACCTAAATTATCAACAGTGGTATGTTGTCGGACTGTCAATTACTAGTGTGCTAATAGTACTTAGCCGAGTATGGCTACCTGTGGTTTATGATGGTTTGGAGCTAACTGGTAGCAAACTTACAGCACCAAAATGGCTGGAAAATAATAGTTTTCTCAGTTGGCTGAAAACAGTTGGTATAGTACTAATATTTTTCACTGTCGGACTTAGTTTAGGCTATCCTCTAGGACTAATTCCTGGCTTTCTAGATAGCTGGGTTCCTGGTAGTGTTGCCAAAGCATTACTGCACTACTTTATGGTAGCTGTGACAATTATTGTGGTAGCTGTACCAGAAGGTTTGGCGATGAGTGTTACCCTCAGCCTTGCCTATAGTATGAAAAAGATGGCGGCTTCCAATAATTTGGTGCGTCGGATGCACGCTTGCGAAACTATTGGTTCAGCTACGGTAATTTGCTCTGATAAGACTGGCACTTTGACCCAAAATCAAATGCGGGTGTATGAAGTCAATTTTCCCAGTCTAAATTCTCAACTGTTGCCAGCGCTTAGAGATGTGAAAGGATTAATAGCAGAGGCGATCGCAGTTAATAGTACTGCTGATTTAGAGAAAAAACCTTTGCAGGCTCCTCGTCCCATTGGCAATGCCACAGAAGGGGCTTTACTTTTATGGCTAGATAGTCAGGATATTGATTACATATCCTACCGGGGTAACTTTCAAATCAAATCCAGAATGCCTTTTTGTGGTCAGAAAAAATACATGGGTACAAACGGCATTTCCTCTGTAACTGGGGAGGATGTGCTTTATGTGAAAGGAGCGCCGGAAGTAATTTTGGAGCGTTGTTCGCAGATTCTTACAGAGCAAGGACTAGAACCACTCGAAAATAAAGCTGTGATCGCATCTGCAATTAAAAAATATCAAAGACGAGGAATGCGGGCACTAGGGTTTGCCTGCCATGATGTCCCACAGCATTCGAGTCAGACGAACTTCGATGAAATTGCTCACGAGATGACTTGGCTGGGGTTTGTGGCAATTTTAGACCCCTTGCGTCCAGAAGTACCTGATGCGATCCAAGCCTGCTTATATGCAGGAATGCAGGTGAAAGTTGTAACAGGTGATAACTCGGAGACGGCTAAGGAAATTGCTCGTCAAATTGGACTTTGGGAAGAAGAAGATGACTTTAATAGTGGTTATTTACATTTGACTGGTCAACAATTTGCCCAACTGAGTGACAAAGAAGCAAGTCAGGCGGTGCTCGAATTAAAGGTGCTTTCCAGAGCACGCCCACTCGATAAGCTGCGGCTAGTGAAACTGTTACAGGAAAATGGTGAGGTGGTAGCTGTCACCGGAGATGGTACAAATGATGCAGCTGCTCTCAAGCAAGCTCAGGTAGGTTTGGCAATGGGAAGTGGTACAGCGATCGCGAAAGAAGCCAGTGACATCATTTTGCTTGACGATTCTTTCAGTAGTATTGTAAATGCAGTTGTTTGGGGGCGATCGCTTTACCAAAATATCCAAAGATTTATTCTGTTTCAGTTAACAATCAACGTTGTGGCGCTGGGAATTGCTTTAGTTGGGCCATTTATCGGTGTAGCACTACCTCTAACTGTCACCCAAATGCTCTGGGTTAACTTAATTATGGATACTTTTGCTGCTTTGGCTTTGGCAACGGAACCCCCTCATCGCAGCGTCATGCAGCACTCTCCTCGTAACCCAGAAGCCTTTATTGTCACCAAAGCAATGGCACAGAATATTTTTACTGTTGGGTTAGCATTTTTGATTTTTCTGGTTGGTTCCTTACGCTACATCCGTCAGGATGAGGAAATCACTCCTTATGAGCTTTCTGTGTTCTTTGGCGTGTTCGTAATGTTACAGTTTTGGAATTTGTTCAATGCTCGATGCTTGGGGTTAAAGCAGTCTGCCTTGACAGGTTTGTCTAAGAATAAGGGATTTGTAGCGATCTCTATCACCATTTTTATCGGACAGATATTGATTATTCAGTTTGGTGGTAGCGTTTTTAGAACAGTACCTTTGTCTTTGGCAGACTGGATAAGTGTAATTGTTGGAACATCTACAGTGCTTTGGATTGGTGAACTATGGCGTTTCATAATGCGGTTGAAATTGAAAAATCATCTGCGACAATCCTATTAA
- a CDS encoding Bpu10I family restriction endonuclease — MPKSDRNPLVHGSNLEQKENHRTKYRDVESKKYLSEIRTEYDKWRSDNFQLIGPTSTFTAQDDVIIATRVELLSKYKDFLDQQHYAEKFDSRSNLHSSVLEEFLYYLFKDLVRDFGENALIGKSHTFKDIFFVPPKYSEMLKRPYARIEKKDHDFVIGATIQVSFEAAIPPEKDENPGEILPLLKEEPENYSEVTVTGNTETHIFDIPVVAIECKTYLDKTMLEGSSRAAEDLKARNPNSLYVVLMEWIKLTSDVNLRKYKVDQIYVLRQQKNTDREFRYEEKYLKNSINPVVVQHLFHKVRKHLKMDWTGGIEHGIERGWLIDE; from the coding sequence ATGCCCAAAAGCGATAGGAACCCTTTAGTTCACGGCTCTAATCTTGAACAAAAGGAGAATCACCGCACAAAATACAGAGATGTTGAGAGTAAAAAATATCTCAGTGAGATTAGAACTGAGTATGATAAGTGGCGTTCAGATAATTTTCAATTAATTGGGCCTACATCAACATTTACTGCTCAAGATGACGTAATTATTGCTACTAGGGTAGAACTTCTATCAAAATACAAGGACTTTTTAGACCAGCAGCACTATGCTGAGAAGTTTGATTCTAGATCCAACCTTCACTCTAGCGTGCTAGAGGAATTTCTCTACTATCTGTTTAAAGATTTAGTCAGAGATTTTGGAGAAAATGCTCTCATCGGCAAATCACATACATTCAAAGATATTTTCTTTGTGCCGCCAAAATACTCTGAGATGCTTAAGCGTCCATATGCACGTATTGAAAAGAAAGATCATGACTTTGTAATTGGAGCGACTATTCAAGTATCATTTGAAGCAGCAATCCCACCGGAGAAAGATGAAAATCCTGGTGAAATACTCCCACTTCTTAAAGAGGAACCGGAAAACTACTCTGAAGTTACAGTTACAGGAAACACCGAAACGCACATTTTCGATATTCCAGTTGTTGCAATCGAATGTAAGACATATCTCGATAAAACTATGCTCGAAGGTTCATCACGAGCAGCAGAGGACTTAAAGGCGAGAAATCCAAATAGTTTATATGTTGTACTTATGGAGTGGATCAAGCTGACCAGTGATGTTAATCTTCGGAAATACAAGGTTGACCAAATTTACGTACTACGTCAGCAAAAAAACACTGACCGAGAATTTAGGTATGAAGAAAAATATCTTAAAAATTCAATTAACCCAGTTGTAGTTCAACATCTATTCCATAAAGTGCGGAAGCATTTGAAAATGGACTGGACTGGCGGAATTGAACACGGCATAGAGCGTGGGTGGCTAATTGACGAGTAG